Genomic window (Deinococcus cellulosilyticus NBRC 106333 = KACC 11606):
AACATCACCCACATCATTGAACCTGCCCACGCAGCACTGGCCGGGGGAGCCCATGCGCTCAGCCTGATCAACACCATCAACAGCATCATGAAAGTGGACCTCGACACCCTCCGCATCACCCCGAGCATCGGGGGCAGAGGCACCCACGGAGGCTATGCCGGACCCGCAGTCAAGCCCATCGCCTTGAACCTCCTCACCGAGTTGATGACCGACCCCAATGTGCTCCGCTCAGGGGTGCCGATTTCCGGGATTGGGGGCATCAGCAACTGGCGAGACGCCGCAGAATTCCTGCTGCTCGGGGCCACCAGCTTGCAGGTCTGCACTGCCGTCATGCACTACGGCTTCCGCATTGTGGAAGACATGATTGAAGGCCTGTCCAACTGGATGGATGAAAAAGGCTTCGCCACCATCTACGACGTGGCCGGACAGAGCCTCCCTCAGGTCTCCAAATTCAACGACCTCGACCTGTCCTATCAGGCCGTGGCCCGCATCAACCCCGACAAGTGCATCCAGTGCAACCTCTGTTACGTGGCCTGCAACGACACTGCCCACCAGTGCATCGACCTGATCGCCCCGGATGGTGCTGTCGTGGCTCCCGGTTACGACCCCCGTGTGAACGGCAAACAGGTCGCCGTCACCCGCCCCACCCCCAGCGTCCGCGAAGAAGACTGCGTGGGCTGCGCCCTGTGCTACAACGTCTGCCCCGTGGACAACTGCATTGAAATGGTCAGTGTTCCCTCGGGCCGCGAATCCATCACCTGGGGTGCCCTCACCACCGAAAAACCCGAAGTGGGCACCGACTGGGGCGTGATGGAGGAATACCGGAAAGATGTGGGGATTGACATTCACTAGCGCTTCGCGCCGAGGGCAGAAGGCAGATGTAAGGGTGCAGCGTGCTGCGCCCAGAGGCAGAAATCTGAGACAACACCTGTAGGGGCGAGGCGTGCCTCGCCCTTTCCAAAAGAGGGAAATCCCTGAGACATTCTGGTTAAGATGGAATCGTTCATAGGACAGAGAGGTCAAGTGCTGGATTTTTCAGGGGAGCTGGAAGGCAAAGTCATCAGTTTCGAATGAAAGGATGTTTCGTGCTATGCCACTGCTGATCAAGAACGGCGAAATCATCACCGCAGACACCCGCTACAAGGCTGACATTCTGGTGCAGGACGAGACCATCACCCAGATCGGTCTGGACCTGGAGATGGACGATGAGGATCTGGAGGTCATTGATGCCACAGGGAAATACATTTTTCCGGGCTTCATTGATCCGCACGTGCACATTTACCTGCCTTTCATGGCGACTTTTGCGAAGGACAACCACACCACGGGCAGTCAGGCTGCACTGATCGGGGGGACCACCACGTTCATTGAGATGTGCTGCCCGAACCGCAACGATGACCACTGGGAGGCTTACAACCTGTGGAAATCCAGGGCGGAAGGCAACAGTGCCTGTGATTTCACTTTCCACATGGGCATTTCGAAGTTTGATGACACCGTGGAAAGCCAGCTGAAGCAGATTGTTGAAGACGGGATTTCTTCTTTCAAGGTGTTCCTGTCCTACAAGAATTTCTTCGGGGTGGAGGATGGTGAGCTGTATCAGGTCCTGACCCTGGCGAAAAAGCTGGGGGTGATTGTGACCGCCCACTGTGAGAACGCGGAACTGGTGGCCCAGTTGCAGCAGAAACTGCTGGCAGAGGGGAAAACAGGACCCGAGTACCATGAAAAGAGCCGCCCGGTGCAGGTGGAGGCCGAGGGCACCAACCGTTTCGCCACTTTTGTGGAGATGACCGGGGCCACAGGTTACATCGTGCACCTGTCCTGTCAGGCTGCGCTGGAACGGGCCATGGCTGCGAAATCCAAAGGGGTGCCCCTCTACATAGAGTCGGTGATTCCGCACTTCCTGCTGGACAAGACTTTTGCAGAGAAGCCCGATTTTGAGGGTGCGAAATACGTGATGTCTCCGCCTCTCAGAGACAAGAGCAACCAGAAACACCTGTGGGCTGCACTTGAGCAGGGTTTCATCGACACGGTCGGCACGGACCATTGCCCCTTTGATGTGGAGCAGAAAGACATGGGCCGTGGAGATTTCACCAAGATCCCCAACGGCATTCCTGCCATCGAGGACCGGGTGAACCTGCTTTACACCTATGGAGTGAGTCGCGGAAATCTGGACATCCACCGGTTTGTGGATGCGGCCAGCACGAAAGCAGCAAAACTTTTCGGCCTTTTCCCCAGAAAGGGGACCATCGCAGTGGGCAGTGACGCCGATCTGGTGATCTATGATCCCAATTACCGGGGCACCATCAGCGTGAAAACCCAGACGGTGAACAACAATTACAACGGCTTTGAGGGCTGGGAGATCGACGGGAAACCCGAGGTTGTCACGGTCCGGGGCCAGGTTCAGGTCAGAGACGGCAAGTTCGTGGGTGATGCATCCAGAGGCCAGTTCCTCAGGCGCAAACCCTCTCATTTCTGAGGCAGGTGGGATGTGACCGCACAGAACAATTTCACACAGGGCAATTCATCAAGTTCCAGTCCTCCACTGGTCAGCGTGCGCGATGTGACCATGATCTTTCGCACCCAGGACACCGAAACCATCGCCTTGCAGGGGGCAAACCTGGACATCCAGCCTGGAGAGTTCATCAGCCTGATTGGACCTTCCGGGTGTGGCAAGACCACTTTGCTGAGGATTCTGGCCGACCTGCAGACGCCAACCTCTGGTGACATCTCGATCAAGGGGATGACCCCCACAAAGGCCAGAGAGTCCCGTGCTTATGGGTACGTTTTTCAGGCTCCTGCATTGATGGACTGGCGCAGTGTTCTGAAAAACGTGATGCTGCCGCTGGAAGTCATGAACTTCCCGAAAGAGAACCGCCTCGAAAAAGCCCGCGAGATGCTCAGGCTGGTGGGCCTTGAAAAATTCGAGAAGAACTTTCCTTTCCAACTTTCAGGGGGGATGCAGCAACGGGTGAGCATTGCCCGTGCACTGGCGTTTGACCCGCCCCTCCTGTTCATGGATGAGCCTTTCGGTGCACTCGATGAGATCACCAGAGAGAACCTGAACATGGAACTCCTGAGGCTCTGGCGCGAAACTGGCAAGACCGTGATTTTCGTGACCCACAGCATCAGCGAAGCAGTGTTTCTCTCCACCCGCGTGGTGGTGATGACCGCAAGGCCCGGCAAGATCGAGGGCATCGTGAATGTGGACCTTCCGCAGCCTCGCTCTGTGGAGACCCGCGAGCACCCCAGGTTCTTCGAGATCGCCACCGAAATCCGTGAACTTCTGCGCAAAGGTCACGCATGAACACCCTCCTGCAGAGAACTTTGCCTCTGCTGGTGGTGGCTGTGATCATTGTGCTGCTGTATTACCCCCTGATGATCTGGGCGAATTCACCGGTGGCCCAGCGTTCTCTTGAAACGGGCGCAGACATTGGCTGCAAAACGGTCTCGGAGTGTGTCTACATGCTCAGAAACCCGGTCATTCCTGCCCCTGCTCAGCTTGGCGAAGGGATCAAGAGCCTGACCATTCCTCCTCTGGCCCCCACCTCTGCTCCTTACAATGCTCTGGTGACCCTTGGAGAGGCCATTGTGGGCCTTGCCCTGGCCTCTGCAGTGGGTTTGCTGCTGGCAATTCTGCTTGTTCTAAGTGGCAGCTTTGAGCGTGCAGTGCTGCCCTGGCTCGTGGCCTCCCAGACGGTCCCGATCATTGCCATTGCTCCCATGCTGGCCGTGATTCTGGGTCAATATGGAGTGCAGGGATGGTTTCCCAAGGCCCTGATTGCCGCTTACATCGCCTTCTTTCCGATTGTGATCGGGGTCAGCAAGGGCCTGAAAAGCCCGGACCCGTTGCAACTCGACTTGATGAAGACCTACAACGCCTCCCGGGTGCAGGTGTTCACCCTGCTGAGGTTCCCTGCTTCGGTGCCTTTCCTGTTTACAGCGTTAAAAGTGGCTTCCACAGCTGCGATGGTCGGAAGCATCGTTGCTGAGATCAGCACCATCAGCTTTTCGGGAATTGGCAAGATGCTGGCAGAGAACTCCCGTGCCAGTGACACCATCGCCCTGTGGGTGATCATGTTTTATGGAGCACTCCTGGGAATCGTGCTTGTTGCTCTCATCAACCTGCTGGAAAGGATGGTGGCCCCATGGCGAGCTACTCGGTCATGAAAGAAAACCGTCCTCAAGCCTCCAGGGCCTGGATCTCCTGGACCCTGGTTCTGCTCGCCCATCTGGTGCTGTTTTTCATCTCCTACACCCTGAACCAGCAGCAGGGGGTGTCCCAGAAACTCCTCTTGCAGATCGTGACCGTGCTGTCCCTGTTTGTTGGCCTCACAGCAGTGGGACTTGTGGCCCAGAACAGACGGGATTTCATTCCCGCAGCCCTGCTTTTCACAGTTTCTGTGCTTTTTGTGGAGGCGATGCTCAGGGTCAACGAGGTGCCTGCAGGCCTCATCCCCACCCCGAGTCGCGTGGTGGTCGCCCTGTACAACGCCCGTGAAGTGCTGATGCTGGATGTGTTCTACACCTTCGTGCTCGAAGCCCTGATCGGGTTTGTGGCTGGAATTGTGATTGGTGTGCTGGCCTCTATGGCGGTGGCCCGGTACAAGTTTCTGGAACTGGGCATTCTGCCTTATGCCAGCATCTTCTCCAGCATCCCGATTGTTGCACTTGCCCCTGTGATGGTTAAGGCCATTGGTCTGGAGTGGCCCTCCAAAGCTGCTGTGGTCGCTGTGACGGTGATCTTCCCGATCATTGTGAATGTGGTGCGGGGTCTGCAGAGTGCCAGCCCTCTTCACCTCGATCTGATGCGTTCATACGGAGCAAGCCCCATGCGCGTTTTCTTCGACGTGCGGGTGCCCACTGCCATGCCCTACTTCTTCAACGCCCTCAAGATTTCCACCACCCTGAGCCTGATCAGTGCCATTGTTGCAGAATTCTTTGGCACCACAGGCAATGGGCTGGGTTTCAGGATTCAGATTGAAGCTGGACGCTTCAATTTCGACATCGTGTGGGCTGCCATTGTGGTAGCCTCAGTCATCGGCATCGTGTTTTTCTCCCTCATAGGTGCCCTGGAACGCAAAGTCACCGGATGGCACGCCAGTTACCGCAGTTGAGCCCTAAAGAGTTCCACCGATTCCCTGTTTCAGTTCCCGCAACACCCAGGAGGAAGGTATGAAGAAACTCGTCTTGATCGGACTTCTACTCGGCGGCGCAGCCAGCGCAAAAGACCTCGTGCAGGTCAAACTGCAGCTCAAGTGGTTCCCCCAGGCCCAGTTTGCAGGATTCTTTGTGGCCAAAGAAAAGGGCTATTTCGAAGCAGAAGGTCTGGACGTGCAATTCCTGCCCATCGGAGACCAGAGCCCCATCCAGACCGTGGTGACCGGAACCGCTGACTTCGGAACCACCTGGATCACCGACCTGCTGACTGCCCGTCAGAACGGCCTCCCTGTGGTGCACATCGCCCAGATCTTCCAGAAGAGCGGATTCACCCTGGTGGCCCTCAAGAGCAGTGGCATCAACAAACCCGCAGACTTCAAGGGCAAACGCATCGGGGTGTGGCCCAGCGGAAACGAATACCCTGCAGTCGCCCTGCTGAAAAAATACAAGATGACCAGCAGCCTGGATTCCAGCGTGGCCCGCCCAGACGTGCAGGCCGTGACCTATCCTTTTGACCCCAGCATCGTTTTCCCTGACAAGGTGGATCTGGTGTCTGCCATGACTTACAACGAGGTGGATCAGATCGTCGGCCTCGGGTACAGCATGGACAAGATCAGGGTCTTCAAGGCCAGCGATTACGGGATCAACCTGCTTGAGGACCTGATGTTCAGCAGTGAGCGTGTGCTGAACAACCCCAATTTCAAAAACAGCGGCATGAGTGGCAAGGAGATTGCAGCCAAACTGGTCAAAGCCTCCCTCAAAGGCTGGGATTATGCCGTCAAGAACCAGAAGGAAGCCGTCAGCATCGTGCTGCCCCTCTGCGGCAACACCTGCAAAGGCTCTGGCACCCGCGCAGATGCCCGTGCCCACCAGACCTGGCAGATGGCCGAAGTCGCCAAGCTCTACAACGCAGGCCCCACCCTCAAGGGCAACGCTGGTCTGCTGGACGCCAAAACCTACGCCAGCAACGTGAAACTGCTGCGTGATCTGGGCATCCTCAAATCTGCCCCACCTGCCTCTGCAGTGGATTACAGCATCTGGGAAATGGCAACAGGGAAGAAGGCGAAATAACCCCACAGGGCGTAGCACGCTGCGCCCCTACATTGGTCTGAATCACGTAGGGGCGCAGCGTGCTGCGCCCTTCCAGAAAGGAGAGGTCATGCTCAGCCCGAGTCGAACTGTCGAAGAACTCAAAGCCCTGCGAGAACTGACCGGGGATGCAAACGGTGCCCAGCGTGTGGCATTCACCGAGAAGTGGCTGGCTGCACGGGCATTCTTGAAGGACAAACTGGATGCTCTTGGCATTCCTTACGAGATGGACCCTGCAGGGAACCTCTGGGCCACCCTCAAAGGGAAAAGCGACACCACCCTGGTGATCGGAGGCCACCTGGATTCTGTGCCCAATGGAGGCTGGCTGGATGGCTGCCTGAATGTGCTTGCTGGGCTGGAAGTCCTCAGGGACATCCAGAGCAGGGGCACCCCGGACATCACCCTCAAACTGGTGGACTGGGCCGATGAAGAAGGGGCACGGTTTGGCCGCAGTCTTTACGGATCGAGTGCCTTCTCCGGGTACTTCGATGTGGAAACCATGCGCAAGCTCAAAGACCGGGATGGGGTTCCTCTGGAAGACGCCCTGCAAAATGTTGGGATCACCCTCTCGGATGCACCAAAAGCAAAAGAGGGCCAGCAGAACATTGCAGCTTATCTGGAACTGCACATCGAGCAGGGACCTGTCCTTGAAGGCATGGGGCTTCCTCTGGGAGCGGTACTGGGAACCGTTGGTGTGGAAAGACACACCATCACCTTCAAAGGTCAGGCGGCCCACTCAGGCTCCACGCCCATGAACGTCCGTAAGGATGCCTTCCTGGCTGCGGGCAAGATGAGTCAGGAAATCTATGAGATCGCAGCCCGCCACAACGGGGTCTGTACCATCGGCAGTTGCACCACCAAACCTGGAATCGTGACCTCCGTGGTCGAGGAGTGCACCATCACCCTGGACCAGCGTCACCTGGATGCAGAGCATCTTGCAGCCATGTGGCAGGAAGCCCAGGATGCTGCAAGACGCTTTGCTGAAGAAGGCAACGTTGAAGTGGAATTTGGCTACCTGTGGAACATTGAACCCATTCTGTTCCACCCGGACCTGATCGACGCATGCGCACAGGCCATTCAGGAAA
Coding sequences:
- a CDS encoding ABC transporter permease, whose product is MNTLLQRTLPLLVVAVIIVLLYYPLMIWANSPVAQRSLETGADIGCKTVSECVYMLRNPVIPAPAQLGEGIKSLTIPPLAPTSAPYNALVTLGEAIVGLALASAVGLLLAILLVLSGSFERAVLPWLVASQTVPIIAIAPMLAVILGQYGVQGWFPKALIAAYIAFFPIVIGVSKGLKSPDPLQLDLMKTYNASRVQVFTLLRFPASVPFLFTALKVASTAAMVGSIVAEISTISFSGIGKMLAENSRASDTIALWVIMFYGALLGIVLVALINLLERMVAPWRATRS
- a CDS encoding M20 family metallo-hydrolase; its protein translation is MLSPSRTVEELKALRELTGDANGAQRVAFTEKWLAARAFLKDKLDALGIPYEMDPAGNLWATLKGKSDTTLVIGGHLDSVPNGGWLDGCLNVLAGLEVLRDIQSRGTPDITLKLVDWADEEGARFGRSLYGSSAFSGYFDVETMRKLKDRDGVPLEDALQNVGITLSDAPKAKEGQQNIAAYLELHIEQGPVLEGMGLPLGAVLGTVGVERHTITFKGQAAHSGSTPMNVRKDAFLAAGKMSQEIYEIAARHNGVCTIGSCTTKPGIVTSVVEECTITLDQRHLDAEHLAAMWQEAQDAARRFAEEGNVEVEFGYLWNIEPILFHPDLIDACAQAIQETAGVVHRLPSGPLHDAAEVARAGIPTVMLFVQSLRGISHNKIEDTLEEHIEMSVTALGKLTDQVIGWVLNHAEGRGPSDQCDAGRPASTTSGQDRAESL
- a CDS encoding ABC transporter permease, producing the protein MASYSVMKENRPQASRAWISWTLVLLAHLVLFFISYTLNQQQGVSQKLLLQIVTVLSLFVGLTAVGLVAQNRRDFIPAALLFTVSVLFVEAMLRVNEVPAGLIPTPSRVVVALYNAREVLMLDVFYTFVLEALIGFVAGIVIGVLASMAVARYKFLELGILPYASIFSSIPIVALAPVMVKAIGLEWPSKAAVVAVTVIFPIIVNVVRGLQSASPLHLDLMRSYGASPMRVFFDVRVPTAMPYFFNALKISTTLSLISAIVAEFFGTTGNGLGFRIQIEAGRFNFDIVWAAIVVASVIGIVFFSLIGALERKVTGWHASYRS
- the preA gene encoding NAD-dependent dihydropyrimidine dehydrogenase subunit PreA — protein: MADLSINFAGIRSPNPFWLASAPPSNSGYQVNKAFEAGWGGAVWKTIGAPVLNISNRYGGLSIGGQRLMAINNVELISDRPLEVNLREIAEVKRLWPDRAVIVSAMVEADPKAWQDIIMRIEDTGADGIELNYGCPQGMSERGMGAAVGQVPEMCQMNTAWVTSMTRLPVIVKLTPNITHIIEPAHAALAGGAHALSLINTINSIMKVDLDTLRITPSIGGRGTHGGYAGPAVKPIALNLLTELMTDPNVLRSGVPISGIGGISNWRDAAEFLLLGATSLQVCTAVMHYGFRIVEDMIEGLSNWMDEKGFATIYDVAGQSLPQVSKFNDLDLSYQAVARINPDKCIQCNLCYVACNDTAHQCIDLIAPDGAVVAPGYDPRVNGKQVAVTRPTPSVREEDCVGCALCYNVCPVDNCIEMVSVPSGRESITWGALTTEKPEVGTDWGVMEEYRKDVGIDIH
- a CDS encoding ABC transporter substrate-binding protein produces the protein MKKLVLIGLLLGGAASAKDLVQVKLQLKWFPQAQFAGFFVAKEKGYFEAEGLDVQFLPIGDQSPIQTVVTGTADFGTTWITDLLTARQNGLPVVHIAQIFQKSGFTLVALKSSGINKPADFKGKRIGVWPSGNEYPAVALLKKYKMTSSLDSSVARPDVQAVTYPFDPSIVFPDKVDLVSAMTYNEVDQIVGLGYSMDKIRVFKASDYGINLLEDLMFSSERVLNNPNFKNSGMSGKEIAAKLVKASLKGWDYAVKNQKEAVSIVLPLCGNTCKGSGTRADARAHQTWQMAEVAKLYNAGPTLKGNAGLLDAKTYASNVKLLRDLGILKSAPPASAVDYSIWEMATGKKAK
- the hydA gene encoding dihydropyrimidinase: MPLLIKNGEIITADTRYKADILVQDETITQIGLDLEMDDEDLEVIDATGKYIFPGFIDPHVHIYLPFMATFAKDNHTTGSQAALIGGTTTFIEMCCPNRNDDHWEAYNLWKSRAEGNSACDFTFHMGISKFDDTVESQLKQIVEDGISSFKVFLSYKNFFGVEDGELYQVLTLAKKLGVIVTAHCENAELVAQLQQKLLAEGKTGPEYHEKSRPVQVEAEGTNRFATFVEMTGATGYIVHLSCQAALERAMAAKSKGVPLYIESVIPHFLLDKTFAEKPDFEGAKYVMSPPLRDKSNQKHLWAALEQGFIDTVGTDHCPFDVEQKDMGRGDFTKIPNGIPAIEDRVNLLYTYGVSRGNLDIHRFVDAASTKAAKLFGLFPRKGTIAVGSDADLVIYDPNYRGTISVKTQTVNNNYNGFEGWEIDGKPEVVTVRGQVQVRDGKFVGDASRGQFLRRKPSHF
- a CDS encoding ABC transporter ATP-binding protein — encoded protein: MTAQNNFTQGNSSSSSPPLVSVRDVTMIFRTQDTETIALQGANLDIQPGEFISLIGPSGCGKTTLLRILADLQTPTSGDISIKGMTPTKARESRAYGYVFQAPALMDWRSVLKNVMLPLEVMNFPKENRLEKAREMLRLVGLEKFEKNFPFQLSGGMQQRVSIARALAFDPPLLFMDEPFGALDEITRENLNMELLRLWRETGKTVIFVTHSISEAVFLSTRVVVMTARPGKIEGIVNVDLPQPRSVETREHPRFFEIATEIRELLRKGHA